One window of the Shewanella litorisediminis genome contains the following:
- the cydD gene encoding heme ABC transporter permease/ATP-binding protein CydD, with product MDKSLEKQLAFWLKSRKAACGPFLLLSVALGLLAGLLLIGQAWLLASMLSAVVMQGETISAVGAEITALLGLIIARAAVAWGRERVSFEAGRRLRTELRGEVLNRLSALGPAFIKGKPLGSWGAVVLEQIEDLHDFYARYLPQLSLAAMIPLVILACVFPLNWAAGLILLGTAPLIPLFMILVGMGAADANRKHFAALSRLSGHFMDRLRGIITLRLFDRAEAEGRAIEKASDEFRSRTMAVLRMAFLSSAVLEFFAAVSLALVAVYFGFSYLGHLDFGHYGQSISLFTGLFVLMLAPEFYQPLRDMGTHYHAKAQAVAAAEALSELLAIDIDKQQGKEPLPGSFDIEARDLSIYSHQGALLAGPLSFSLRQGERLAIVGPSGAGKSSLLHALLGFLPFKGELTVGGIPFTELDMAQWRGAVAWLGQEPHLFHGSLRDNIAMGRELGDEQIHGLLAKAQIADFVAGSADGLSHAIAEGGGGVSVGQAQRLALARALAGQPKIFLLDEPGASLDVDSERKVMDSIMRESEGLSLVMVSHRLEALTQLDRVLVMDAGTIVESGTAAELANANGLFAELLSESGLASSLDTPVCDGR from the coding sequence ATGGACAAATCCCTCGAAAAACAACTTGCCTTCTGGCTCAAATCCCGTAAGGCCGCCTGTGGTCCTTTTCTGCTGCTGAGTGTTGCGCTGGGCCTGCTCGCTGGTTTGTTACTCATAGGCCAGGCCTGGCTGCTCGCCAGTATGCTGAGCGCCGTGGTGATGCAGGGTGAAACCATCTCAGCCGTTGGGGCTGAGATAACCGCACTGCTGGGGCTTATCATCGCCAGAGCGGCGGTGGCGTGGGGACGTGAGCGGGTCAGCTTTGAAGCGGGCCGCCGCCTTCGCACTGAGCTCAGAGGCGAGGTATTAAACCGTCTCTCGGCACTGGGCCCTGCCTTCATCAAGGGCAAACCCCTTGGCAGTTGGGGCGCCGTGGTGCTGGAGCAAATCGAAGATCTGCACGACTTTTACGCCCGCTATCTGCCGCAGCTGTCGCTGGCTGCCATGATACCTTTGGTTATTCTCGCCTGTGTGTTTCCGCTGAACTGGGCCGCAGGGCTGATTTTGCTGGGCACGGCGCCACTCATTCCACTCTTTATGATCCTGGTTGGTATGGGGGCCGCCGACGCCAACCGTAAGCACTTTGCTGCCCTCTCAAGGTTGTCAGGGCACTTTATGGACAGGCTCAGGGGCATAATTACCCTCAGGCTATTCGACAGAGCAGAAGCCGAAGGACGGGCTATCGAAAAAGCCTCAGACGAATTTCGAAGCCGCACCATGGCGGTGCTGCGCATGGCCTTTTTAAGTTCGGCGGTGCTGGAATTTTTTGCCGCTGTCAGCCTTGCCCTGGTCGCCGTTTATTTCGGCTTCAGCTACCTGGGGCACCTGGATTTTGGCCATTACGGCCAGAGTATCAGCCTCTTTACCGGCCTCTTTGTGCTGATGTTGGCACCTGAGTTTTATCAGCCCCTCAGAGACATGGGTACCCATTACCACGCCAAGGCGCAGGCGGTGGCCGCCGCCGAGGCGCTGTCTGAACTGCTGGCCATCGATATCGATAAACAGCAAGGCAAGGAGCCACTTCCCGGCAGTTTCGATATCGAAGCACGGGATCTGAGTATTTACAGCCATCAGGGTGCGCTGCTGGCAGGGCCGCTGTCATTCAGCCTCAGGCAAGGTGAGCGCCTTGCCATTGTCGGGCCATCCGGGGCGGGCAAAAGCAGCCTCTTGCATGCGCTGCTCGGCTTTTTGCCCTTTAAGGGGGAGCTGACGGTCGGCGGTATACCTTTTACCGAGCTGGATATGGCCCAGTGGCGCGGCGCCGTGGCCTGGCTTGGACAGGAGCCACATCTCTTCCACGGCAGCCTTCGCGACAACATTGCCATGGGCAGAGAGCTTGGCGATGAGCAAATACATGGGTTGCTCGCCAAGGCGCAGATAGCGGATTTTGTGGCCGGGTCGGCCGATGGCCTGTCACACGCCATCGCCGAAGGTGGAGGCGGCGTGTCTGTGGGGCAAGCCCAGCGACTGGCGCTGGCACGAGCCCTGGCAGGGCAGCCTAAAATCTTCTTACTGGACGAGCCCGGCGCCAGCCTGGATGTGGACAGTGAGCGCAAGGTGATGGACAGCATTATGCGGGAGAGTGAGGGCCTGAGTCTGGTGATGGTGAGCCATCGCCTTGAAGCGCTGACTCAGCTCGACCGGGTGCTGGTGATGGATGCCGGCACCATTGTGGAGTCGGGGACGGCAGCGGAGCTTGCCAACGCCAACGGCCTTTTTGCCGAGCTCTTGTCTGAGTCGGGGCTTGCGAGCAGCCTGGACACCCCGGTGTGTGATGGGAGGTAA
- a CDS encoding DUF3626 domain-containing protein — protein MPRSPSSQYLAIESLSRYAREERESALGIIRNVLQMSDIAPGRFNAAMQAVAIHGRIALHFHPDRLDSRGLTVAEGLLQDGRYRCQFETHISSGLLSPEIGGARDHWERQFFRELTTDIAARPKYGALDLLLAPNGPAPRFGSCYFLTKPEVLSRATFCFNDSYRNPRDKGTADAFEMVMAALLTESFERRYALGEHGLAPAKLVERLVSTLGEDIGLRFERGLSGNLDHYIEAQIHGPLLLAEDIEALVADPSFRGTEIEPLLRAIAERYQIALYWHSGLSLDVEHVVRDFRGAGMPSLAQRVAIDGTVTAYAIGVAAREVSRFPTRWRARGHKAEVMSELKWLWHLLVRYGAARDEREPSFRGDELASLQETAHSESGPGNDATCDKETFREDGLEEALTTEGSHAGDAAATAKDNSAS, from the coding sequence ATGCCGCGATCGCCGAGCAGCCAGTATCTGGCGATAGAAAGCCTGAGTCGTTATGCCCGGGAAGAGCGTGAATCCGCCCTCGGGATCATCCGTAATGTGCTGCAGATGTCAGACATCGCGCCGGGACGATTCAATGCGGCCATGCAGGCCGTGGCCATCCATGGTCGCATTGCCTTGCACTTTCATCCGGACAGGCTCGATTCCCGGGGGCTGACGGTGGCTGAAGGCCTGTTGCAGGACGGGCGTTATCGTTGCCAGTTTGAAACCCATATTTCGTCCGGTCTGTTATCGCCTGAGATTGGTGGTGCCCGGGATCACTGGGAGCGGCAATTTTTCCGAGAGCTGACAACTGACATAGCTGCCCGCCCCAAATACGGCGCCCTCGATTTACTGCTTGCTCCCAATGGTCCGGCACCGCGGTTTGGCAGTTGCTACTTCCTGACAAAACCGGAAGTGCTGTCGCGGGCCACCTTCTGTTTTAACGATTCTTACCGCAATCCCCGCGACAAGGGCACAGCGGACGCCTTTGAGATGGTGATGGCGGCCTTGCTGACCGAGAGTTTCGAGCGGCGTTACGCCCTGGGTGAGCATGGCCTGGCGCCGGCCAAACTGGTGGAGAGGCTCGTCTCGACCCTGGGCGAAGACATAGGCCTCAGATTTGAGCGCGGCTTGTCGGGCAATCTGGATCACTATATCGAGGCGCAGATCCACGGGCCGCTGCTTTTGGCAGAGGACATAGAGGCGCTGGTGGCCGACCCGAGTTTCAGAGGCACAGAGATTGAACCCCTGCTGCGCGCGATTGCTGAGCGTTATCAGATAGCTCTTTACTGGCATTCGGGCCTGAGTCTGGATGTTGAGCATGTGGTGCGGGATTTTCGCGGTGCAGGCATGCCGTCACTGGCGCAGCGAGTCGCCATCGATGGCACAGTCACGGCCTATGCCATCGGTGTTGCGGCGCGGGAAGTCAGCCGTTTTCCAACCCGCTGGCGCGCCCGGGGTCATAAAGCCGAGGTAATGAGCGAGCTCAAATGGTTGTGGCATCTCTTGGTGCGTTACGGCGCAGCCCGTGATGAACGAGAGCCGTCTTTCAGGGGCGATGAGTTGGCATCGCTTCAGGAAACCGCCCACTCCGAGTCAGGGCCTGGCAATGATGCTACCTGCGACAAAGAGACATTCAGAGAAGATGGTCTGGAGGAAGCGTTAACCACAGAGGGGTCTCACGCCGGTGATGCGGCGGCGACAGCCAAGGACAATTCAGCAAGCTGA
- the nirK gene encoding copper-containing nitrite reductase, with product MKNEQQSIEHGVDTNRRQFLGGSVGAGLVGLGLASGLMASQANATTAGTKAKSDRMANYTADQLERVKQELVPPPFVPKHDQVASGKPKVIEVRLEVEEKQIELENGVYAWVCAFNGSVPGPLIVCHQHDYVELTLVNPKTNVLSHNIDLHSATGAMGGGELTLVAPGQEVTFRFKATKAGTFVYHCAPGGIMIPWHVAMGMHGAIMVLPREGLSDGDGNPLHYDRAYYIGEADFYVPKDAQGNYKRYNQLMESMEEVLNTMKTLLPSHIVFNGGVGALTGKQALNARVGESVLFIHSQANRDTRPHIIGGHGDYVWPAGSFADRPQRDLETWMVAGGSAAAALYTFRQPGLHAYVNHNLIEAIMKGAAAHIKVDGEWDDNLMVQVRKPSAIA from the coding sequence ATGAAAAACGAACAGCAATCTATCGAACATGGCGTGGACACCAACCGCAGACAATTTCTGGGTGGTTCTGTGGGCGCAGGCCTCGTGGGACTGGGGCTCGCCTCCGGGCTGATGGCCAGCCAAGCCAATGCCACCACCGCAGGCACCAAGGCCAAAAGCGATCGCATGGCCAACTACACCGCCGATCAACTGGAGCGCGTAAAACAAGAGCTGGTGCCCCCTCCATTCGTACCCAAACATGATCAGGTCGCCAGCGGCAAACCCAAGGTCATTGAAGTACGTCTCGAAGTGGAAGAAAAACAAATTGAGCTGGAAAACGGCGTCTATGCCTGGGTGTGTGCTTTCAACGGCAGTGTGCCCGGACCGCTCATTGTGTGCCATCAGCATGATTATGTTGAGCTGACTCTGGTCAACCCCAAGACCAATGTGCTGTCGCACAATATCGACCTGCACTCCGCCACCGGCGCAATGGGCGGCGGCGAGCTGACTCTGGTTGCCCCCGGGCAGGAAGTCACCTTCCGCTTCAAGGCCACCAAGGCCGGCACCTTTGTTTACCACTGTGCCCCGGGCGGCATCATGATCCCCTGGCACGTGGCCATGGGCATGCATGGCGCCATCATGGTGCTGCCACGGGAAGGCTTGAGTGACGGCGACGGCAATCCGCTGCATTACGACCGCGCCTATTACATTGGCGAAGCTGACTTCTACGTGCCCAAGGATGCCCAGGGCAATTACAAACGTTACAACCAACTGATGGAAAGCATGGAAGAAGTGCTCAACACCATGAAAACCCTGCTGCCTTCCCATATCGTCTTCAACGGTGGTGTGGGCGCCCTGACCGGCAAACAGGCCTTGAATGCCAGGGTGGGTGAGTCGGTGCTCTTTATCCACTCCCAGGCCAACCGCGACACCCGCCCCCATATCATCGGCGGTCACGGTGACTATGTGTGGCCCGCAGGCTCCTTCGCCGATAGGCCACAGCGGGATCTGGAAACCTGGATGGTGGCCGGTGGCAGCGCCGCCGCTGCACTCTACACCTTCCGCCAGCCAGGTCTGCACGCCTACGTTAACCACAACCTGATTGAGGCCATCATGAAAGGCGCTGCAGCCCACATCAAGGTGGACGGCGAGTGGGATGACAACCTGATGGTACAGGTGAGGAAGCCCAGCGCCATCGCCTGA